AAAGTTGATTAACTCAACAGAACTTGGAACCTTAACCAATTTTAGCAATAAAATTACGTCATCATCATTTGCATAATCATTCCCTGATAAACTTATCTCTATAACACTTGAAAAGAGTTgtataaattttgaattattttttttaaaatagtCATTTGAAAATCCctgaaaattttttattctcaATTTTGAAAGTTGGAATTTACATGATGAAAGTGAATCAAGGTTTTCATCTGAAATACCAAGTTTAGGATTTATAACAATGCTTAgttcatttaattttaataatgaatctCCATTTGAAATACAATCAACTATTGACGAGTGGTGATATCTTGACTCAACATTAGAAATGTCCAATGAAAGAGAGCTAAGATTCGTACATTTTCTACAAATTTTGTTGAAAGACTCAATACATAAGTCATCGTTCTCAAAAATACTTATGCTTAAATTCTTTAGATTTCTGCAAAGTACTCCGATATGTTCCAAAACATCGCTTGTTGTAACATTCCTTAGTCCTTCTAATTCAAGATCAACTAGAGTTTCgcaattatattttattaataaacaCATAGATAATGGAGTAAGGCCACCCCCAACTAGTTTAGTCTTCACGTTTGCATGTTGTATCAATTTAACAATGCATTCTTCCAGAATTTTGTCTTGGAAAGTGTTTTTTTGAGATTCAGAAATGTTATTTTGTTCATACTTTGTGGAATTTAATGTTTGAGTATGATCTATCTCGTTATTTGAAGACTCACACTGATTATCTAGATATAACCTgggtattttttttctgtaATCATTAATCATATCGGTAAAATAATCATCcgattcaaaaaaattccCTAAATTCGTATTTTGACTTAATTTGAGagtttttaatttttttacattatttcttgaatatctCAATGCTAGATATTTTAGAGTTTTGGATGTTAACATTGGGCACCATGAAATATCCAAATGTTCAAGTTCTTTTAAACTTTCTcctaaataaaaaaaagatttatcAGAAATATTTGCGCAGCTTCTCAAATATAAagtatttaatttcataaGCTTTGATgatattttatcaaatactTCATCGTTCACATTGACAttgtaatttaaattaagatATTTAAGATTCTCCATGGATGAAATGATCTTCTTCAGTGTAGAACTTGATAATTTAGACCTTGACaaagatattttttcaatgttTGTGCTTGCactataattaaatttgtaGTTGTAATCGTTGATCCCATCGCACGATGAAATATCTAGCTCTTTCAAATTGATACAACATTGAATTACATCTTCAAAAGTTGAAATAGTTATATTTCTACAGaaagaaatattcaatGATTCTAAATCTCTTGTTCGTTTTATTATGCTTTGcaaatcaattatttggGAGCAAccttgaatatttaatacttttaaatTAGTCATACATGATCCAGTTGGCGAGAAGAATTCTGTGTTAAAAGCAGAATCAGTTACCAACTTGCATCCACAAATATTTAGCTCTCTTAATTTTTTGCAATTGGAAATTATGCACTTTATTACTCTATTATTTACTTGGTAACAATTACTTAAATCAACAATCTCTAAGTTTGGgctattaaaaaagaaatagttGAATGAGCTGGCTTTTACCCCATTGCAGAATGGAACTTTAAGTGTTTTTCTGTTTGGACCACTTATTCCATATAAAAATGATTCTGTAATTTTTATTCcaacattttttaataataaataaagtttaCAAATATAATCATCTGAGCATTCTCGAATATCTGATGTTACCAGCTTTCCTTTTTTAAAAGGCAGGTTTTGAATATCAATACCTGGAGGAATGTTACCACTTATTATTCCATAATGTTCAATTTGTTGTGTCATTAAATAAACgaataataatgttttGCGGTATCTAGGGGTATTGCATATTCTTTCTTCACAGAAAAATGAGTAAATTTTTAATCattcaaaaatgaaaaaaagttatattCTAAATGAATTACaaagataatgaaaataactAAATTGGTCaagattttaaaattatgtTTGGTTCTAACATCAGGTGCTACAAAATGTGTGAGGTACTATAAATAATTGCATTTTGTctttataaaaattttcttgaatttctttaatgcaagtaaatattaaattgattactcaaaattaataaacttttaTAAATGAgtaaaaaatgatttattttttatatttaattatgcAGTTTGCAAATGTAGACGCGGATAAATTGACATTGCCATTAACTCTTGGAGTAGTAGTTTACAAGCATAAGGAAGACAAATTTGACTAATCCGAGACTTATTGTTGCATGCATTACACTCGAAATGCTGTTTACCTAGATCTGCAATACAAATAAGCCCACACATTTCGCAAACATGTACTCTATAAGCATCGCATTGGTCAAATAGTCGTTCTTTCAACATTTTCGCTGCGCCATGAGATATCATACAGTCACGCTCCATTTCTCCAAATCTAAGCCCTCCTTCCCTTGCTCTTCCTTCTCTTGGTTGTCTGGTTAGCATTGTGACTGCTCCTCTAGCTCTAGCATGAATTTTATCGTCAACCATATGTTTTAGTCTCTGATAGTAAGTTGGCCCAATAAAGATTCTCGACTCCAATCTCTTTCCCGTATGGCCATTGTACATTACTTCATTTCCATTTTTCTGAAACCCGGAACTATGTAAACGGCTAGATATCTCTTCAACTGTAATTTTCGTAAAAGGAGTTGCATCACCCTCCAATCCTTGAATTGCGCACGCTTTGCCAAGCAGACATTCAATTAAATGGCCAATTGTCATACGCGAAGGAATAGCATGAGGATTCATAATAATGTCTGGAATAATCCCATCTTGTGTAAATGGCATATCCTCAGTTCTGTATGTTATGCCGATTGTACCCTTTTGGCCATGTCTAGATGCAAACTTATCTCCAACATGAGGTATTCTTATCGTCCTGACTTT
This Cryptosporidium parvum Iowa II chromosome 7, whole genome shotgun sequence DNA region includes the following protein-coding sequences:
- a CDS encoding LRR protein, with amino-acid sequence MTQQIEHYGIISGNIPPGIDIQNLPFKKGKLVTSDIRECSDDYICKLYLLLKNVGIKITESFLYGISGPNRKTLKVPFCNGVKASSFNYFFFNSPNLEIVDLSNCYQVNNRVIKCIISNCKKLRELNICGCKLVTDSAFNTEFFSPTGSCMTNLKVLNIQGCSQIIDLQSIIKRTRDLESLNISFCRNITISTFEDVIQCCINLKELDISSCDGINDYNYKFNYSASTNIEKISLSRSKLSSSTLKKIISSMENLKYLNLNYNVNVNDEVFDKISSKLMKLNTLYLRSCANISDKSFFYLGESLKELEHLDISWCPMLTSKTLKYLALRYSRNNVKKLKTLKLSQNTNLGNFFESDDYFTDMINDYRKKIPRLYLDNQCESSNNEIDHTQTLNSTKYEQNNISESQKNTFQDKILEECIVKLIQHANVKTKLVGGGLTPLSMCLLIKYNCETLVDLELEGLRNVTTSDVLEHIGVLCRNLKNLSISIFENDDLCIESFNKICRKCTNLSSLSLDISNVESRYHHSSIVDCISNGDSLLKLNELSIVINPKLGISDENLDSLSSCKFQLSKLRIKNFQGFSNDYFKKNNSKFIQLFSSVIEISLSGNDYANDDDVILLLKLVKVPSSVELINFNNISMDLPKYIWENFQSIKKLNVFNNKTKVLLERFN